From a single Arachnia propionica genomic region:
- a CDS encoding TetR/AcrR family transcriptional regulator, whose protein sequence is MRRTAEDAAKTRVALLEAALKSFEEKGWRGATFEYVAERAGVTRGALNHHFRDKQALLTEALDWGWRDYGQRLFVQDNEAAGTSAYDALKALLTEFTRLLAGDARFRSLVSTTVLVAPQALEYSEHNSALDEWRNRIEGFISKSERDSDLPATGEIASLVLAFLQGFTVTAVTRPQDIPQPDKLDAAIAALVRGLLDI, encoded by the coding sequence ATGAGACGAACTGCTGAAGACGCGGCAAAAACCCGCGTTGCGCTGCTGGAAGCAGCGCTGAAGTCCTTCGAGGAGAAGGGGTGGAGGGGGGCAACATTTGAGTATGTCGCGGAGCGTGCAGGCGTCACACGCGGTGCGTTGAACCACCATTTTCGCGACAAGCAGGCCCTGCTGACCGAGGCGCTTGATTGGGGTTGGCGGGATTATGGGCAACGCTTGTTTGTTCAAGACAACGAGGCGGCAGGAACATCGGCCTACGATGCTTTGAAGGCACTGTTGACTGAGTTCACTCGACTCCTCGCCGGCGACGCGCGATTCCGCTCCTTGGTATCAACGACAGTCCTCGTTGCTCCGCAAGCCCTCGAGTATTCCGAACATAACAGCGCCCTCGACGAATGGCGCAACCGCATCGAAGGCTTCATTTCCAAGTCCGAGAGAGACAGCGATCTCCCCGCAACGGGTGAAATCGCTAGCCTCGTGCTCGCGTTTCTTCAAGGGTTCACCGTAACTGCGGTGACTCGGCCGCAAGACATTCCGCAACCCGACAAACTTGATGCCGC
- a CDS encoding acyl-CoA thioester hydrolase/BAAT C-terminal domain-containing protein, with translation MVNFAPHAPHGLVDEPITAILQGAAPNQPLSVEISTNDHEQRRWSRTLEVHADSSGRIDLTQASQADDGLGYDPHGLVHQLTPDEPARWTNQISFTLHPLTILINVRDPATGAPLASTEFVRTFTTADVIRHEWRTNTTTANLYKPTHIRNSRAVIVLPGAWGGFDWCNQIAALIASRGRPALALPYFDWRAEYGLPKAIEHIPLEYAQDAARRLHNESGIDPKGTSVIGMSKGAEFALAWASHDSSVNELIALSPTLYTWESVRENGKPPARSSWTFHGEPLPFLHFDADDEFYETLDKTLLQKFHDRAVQEAPPNTAARLPVERIKARTLLISQESDTLWPASLMGKEIIAAIQQAETGAQVEHQIVPGRGHAMFVAGVPANNVDSSARINGLAQTAIWSYIREFLQV, from the coding sequence ATGGTAAACTTTGCCCCGCACGCCCCTCACGGCCTTGTTGACGAGCCCATCACCGCTATCCTTCAAGGGGCCGCACCCAACCAGCCGTTGTCGGTGGAGATTTCGACGAATGATCACGAACAACGGCGATGGTCTCGTACGCTCGAAGTGCACGCGGATAGCTCAGGCCGCATCGATCTCACTCAGGCCTCACAAGCCGATGACGGCCTCGGGTACGACCCCCATGGTCTTGTTCATCAGCTCACTCCTGACGAACCAGCCCGATGGACGAATCAGATCTCGTTCACGCTGCACCCACTCACCATTCTGATCAACGTGCGCGATCCCGCGACAGGAGCCCCACTCGCATCAACCGAGTTCGTGCGAACTTTCACAACCGCGGACGTTATTCGACACGAATGGCGTACCAATACGACCACAGCGAATCTCTACAAGCCTACTCATATACGTAACAGCCGCGCCGTCATCGTCCTTCCAGGTGCTTGGGGAGGATTCGACTGGTGCAACCAGATTGCAGCACTCATCGCATCACGAGGAAGGCCAGCGCTCGCATTACCTTACTTCGATTGGCGGGCAGAGTATGGGCTCCCTAAGGCCATCGAGCACATCCCGCTTGAATACGCACAGGACGCCGCTAGACGCTTGCACAATGAGTCAGGGATTGACCCCAAAGGGACGAGTGTGATCGGCATGTCCAAAGGAGCCGAGTTTGCGCTCGCGTGGGCAAGTCATGATTCGAGTGTCAATGAACTTATCGCATTATCGCCCACCCTCTACACGTGGGAGTCTGTGCGGGAAAACGGGAAGCCGCCGGCACGTTCTTCCTGGACGTTCCACGGTGAGCCTCTGCCGTTCTTGCACTTCGACGCCGACGACGAGTTCTATGAAACTCTGGACAAGACACTGCTACAAAAGTTCCACGATAGAGCCGTCCAGGAAGCTCCCCCCAACACGGCTGCGCGGCTGCCTGTTGAGCGCATCAAAGCGCGCACGCTCCTTATCTCACAGGAAAGCGACACGCTCTGGCCGGCGTCGCTGATGGGGAAGGAAATCATTGCGGCGATACAGCAGGCCGAGACAGGCGCCCAGGTTGAGCACCAAATCGTACCGGGTCGTGGTCACGCCATGTTTGTTGCCGGGGTACCTGCTAATAATGTCGACAGCTCCGCTCGCATTAACGGTCTCGCCCAGACTGCGATCTGGTCCTACATCCGTGAGTTCTTGCAGGTCTAA
- a CDS encoding CPBP family intramembrane glutamic endopeptidase — protein MTPIALGGIVAGATIRLVPDEFISVAVHALIGLGLGGLFVLAECSLTRYVHPMTRPARKANSVDERLHTDPPVARAGGIAQIYCQWSSPQKLAIARPWALPELCLVAILEEILYRGIVSFAALRIGVPATSISLLVVSAVLFGLSHDAFGTHQIILKTTYAIVLTGATLLTGSLLPAIVGHLVINVFSWAQNQRWMRAVETQKEVG, from the coding sequence ATGACGCCCATCGCCCTCGGAGGCATCGTTGCTGGAGCCACGATTCGCCTAGTGCCCGACGAGTTCATCTCTGTCGCTGTCCATGCGCTGATCGGCTTAGGGCTCGGAGGGCTCTTCGTCCTAGCTGAGTGCTCTCTGACACGGTACGTGCACCCAATGACTCGACCGGCGAGGAAGGCGAATAGCGTTGACGAGCGCCTACACACCGATCCGCCGGTTGCCAGAGCCGGCGGAATCGCCCAGATTTATTGCCAATGGTCTAGTCCGCAGAAGTTGGCCATCGCCCGTCCATGGGCGTTGCCGGAGCTCTGTCTCGTTGCGATCCTTGAGGAGATTCTCTATCGAGGTATTGTCAGCTTTGCGGCGCTCAGGATTGGGGTGCCGGCAACTTCGATCTCGCTGTTGGTTGTGTCCGCGGTGCTTTTCGGACTATCACATGATGCTTTCGGCACGCACCAGATTATCCTCAAGACAACATATGCCATCGTGCTGACAGGGGCCACACTGCTCACTGGGTCGCTGCTTCCTGCCATTGTGGGCCATCTGGTGATCAACGTCTTTTCGTGGGCACAGAACCAGCGTTGGATGCGGGCAGTTGAAACGCAGAAGGAGGTCGGATGA
- a CDS encoding YcaO-like family protein, protein MTTSSSINLSSTDHHPRLKPDFDRLARRIISPLTGLSRTLGFMMRGRDEPRIIVSGAQLTGVECLLGRKSGLTYHIGGCGIYTEEALIRSVGETVERYAQVVKPLTADYESIFETQASMTLAGRSTLVGPFARPFRDEQYTQEKFAYSPLEPDSPITWTPTRSLITGEKRWAPAQLLYIGYQLRKREGEPWLNSAVTTGSAAHTSPELAIRSALYELIHGDAAMGHWYTDRVAPRVRFSQRTTALKALLERHLAGSQVTPTFHYLELPGFNVHVTACVMRCRRGSGRGHNLGLGIASSLEESLYKAFLESAAGVQLSKMLRISPELVDGAVGARTTDITQMFDLDANVAHYARPDGASILDEKFPEDQTIDADDLPADGALDVRSEIDAVIDGYRRLGAELVFSDCTTPEARRLGFYVPRVWSPDTMSLCLPSAPPLNHPRFQAYGPVAETMLPHPYA, encoded by the coding sequence ATGACTACTTCAAGTAGCATCAACCTGTCCTCAACGGACCATCACCCGCGGCTGAAACCCGACTTCGACCGTTTGGCTCGCCGAATCATCAGCCCACTTACCGGACTCAGCCGCACTCTGGGTTTCATGATGCGTGGCCGCGACGAACCACGGATCATCGTCTCCGGCGCACAGCTGACCGGTGTTGAGTGCCTCCTTGGACGCAAGAGTGGTCTCACCTATCATATTGGTGGATGCGGTATTTATACTGAAGAAGCCCTGATTCGTAGCGTGGGCGAGACAGTCGAACGCTATGCCCAAGTCGTCAAACCGCTTACTGCCGACTACGAGAGCATCTTCGAAACACAGGCCTCGATGACTTTAGCAGGCAGGTCCACTCTTGTCGGGCCCTTCGCGCGCCCGTTCCGCGACGAACAGTACACGCAGGAGAAGTTTGCCTACTCCCCGCTCGAACCGGATTCCCCCATAACATGGACACCGACTCGTTCCCTTATCACTGGCGAGAAACGGTGGGCGCCAGCACAGTTGCTCTACATCGGGTACCAGCTCCGTAAACGTGAGGGCGAGCCGTGGCTAAACTCTGCCGTCACGACTGGTAGTGCGGCCCACACCTCGCCCGAACTCGCGATCCGCTCGGCGCTCTACGAACTGATTCACGGAGACGCAGCGATGGGTCACTGGTACACCGACCGTGTTGCGCCCCGAGTGCGTTTCAGTCAACGCACCACGGCACTTAAAGCGCTGCTTGAACGGCATCTGGCTGGCTCGCAAGTGACACCCACCTTCCATTACCTCGAATTGCCGGGCTTCAACGTTCACGTCACTGCGTGTGTGATGCGCTGCCGCCGGGGGTCGGGAAGGGGACATAACCTTGGGTTAGGTATCGCCTCCAGTCTCGAAGAATCGCTTTATAAGGCATTCCTCGAATCCGCAGCAGGGGTCCAATTGTCGAAGATGTTGCGAATATCTCCCGAGCTTGTGGATGGCGCCGTTGGCGCGCGCACGACGGACATCACACAGATGTTCGATCTCGACGCTAACGTCGCCCACTATGCGCGACCTGATGGCGCCTCTATCCTCGATGAGAAGTTCCCCGAAGACCAAACTATCGATGCCGATGACCTACCTGCTGATGGAGCGCTGGACGTTCGCTCTGAGATCGATGCAGTGATCGACGGCTACAGACGCCTCGGCGCAGAGCTCGTGTTCTCCGACTGCACCACGCCTGAAGCTCGCAGGCTAGGTTTCTACGTACCTCGAGTCTGGTCTCCCGACACCATGAGCCTGTGTTTGCCGAGTGCCCCGCCGCTAAATCACCCACGCTTCCAGGCGTATGGGCCGGTCGCGGAAACTATGCTTCCGCATCCCTACGCATAA
- a CDS encoding transposase family protein: protein MLTLRHNLTQELLADIHTVSQATISRVVAVYTPLIAEALQAWVPGTGDLDPDRQYIIDGTLAPCWSWHDRPELYSGKHHTTGVNLQVACTLTGQLAWISPPLPGSVHDAKAITESGFLTTLNAHNHIGDKGYIGLGMITPARKPAHGELTDTDKRNNTTINRVRYLIERVIANLKTWRVLHTDYRRPYNTFETTIQAVTGLVFAYTP, encoded by the coding sequence GTGTTAACACTCAGACACAACCTCACCCAAGAGTTACTGGCCGACATCCACACGGTTTCCCAAGCCACCATCTCGAGAGTAGTGGCGGTCTACACTCCCTTGATCGCCGAGGCCCTCCAAGCCTGGGTGCCCGGCACGGGGGACCTCGACCCAGACCGCCAGTACATCATCGACGGTACTCTGGCGCCCTGCTGGTCGTGGCACGACCGTCCCGAACTGTACTCAGGCAAACACCACACGACGGGGGTGAACCTGCAAGTGGCCTGCACCCTGACCGGACAGCTCGCCTGGATCTCCCCACCCCTGCCAGGTAGTGTGCATGATGCAAAGGCCATCACAGAATCCGGATTCCTCACAACCCTCAATGCTCACAATCATATCGGGGACAAGGGCTACATCGGATTGGGAATGATCACCCCCGCCCGGAAACCCGCCCATGGTGAACTCACCGACACCGATAAAAGAAACAACACGACCATCAACCGCGTCCGCTACCTCATCGAACGTGTCATCGCGAACCTCAAAACCTGGCGTGTCCTGCACACCGATTACCGTCGCCCTTACAACACCTTCGAAACCACAATACAAGCCGTCACGGGACTCGTCTTCGCCTACACCCCATGA
- a CDS encoding SagB/ThcOx family dehydrogenase, giving the protein MSDRPARKINHKPLGAEEVESGFLLSSSELRHLAINNGYKTWQPSIRSTGLRSSELTHRTLGQGPSSRIAEQYLLASRLARGDVRVQVSTRPYFSDEGLRTVSLIGQEDAHPDDVIPLPIPRTIDAGLGETIMGRRSRRSFESEAISLQQLTDIIGHSLAETGRARVELSSGDEVQFPLYAAANGGGLRPLDAYVLPLRVEGLCPVVHRYDKRRHALIRTPNAADATKIVDTCISPPDQEHMSRSSVVFILAGRPWRSMRKYGARGLRFLFVEAGHIAALMELAASALNLGAVECGSLCDDEVHDLLGIDGLFETYIHSVIEAYS; this is encoded by the coding sequence GTGTCGGATCGACCTGCTCGAAAAATCAACCACAAACCACTAGGTGCCGAGGAAGTAGAAAGTGGTTTCCTGCTGTCCTCATCCGAGCTGAGGCATCTCGCCATCAATAATGGATATAAAACTTGGCAGCCGTCCATCCGGTCAACCGGGTTGCGTTCATCCGAACTGACACACAGAACCTTGGGGCAAGGGCCCAGTAGTCGAATCGCAGAACAGTACCTCCTTGCTTCCCGTTTGGCGCGAGGTGACGTGAGAGTTCAGGTCTCCACGCGCCCCTACTTCAGCGATGAAGGCCTGCGGACCGTCTCGCTCATTGGTCAGGAAGACGCACACCCCGATGACGTAATCCCTCTTCCGATTCCACGAACTATCGACGCTGGTCTTGGTGAGACTATCATGGGACGACGTAGCCGCCGTTCGTTCGAATCAGAAGCGATTTCTTTACAACAACTCACCGATATCATTGGGCATAGCCTCGCTGAAACGGGGCGGGCTCGTGTAGAACTCAGCAGTGGCGATGAAGTTCAATTTCCGCTCTATGCAGCAGCGAACGGTGGGGGCCTGCGACCGCTCGACGCGTACGTGTTACCCCTGCGGGTCGAAGGGCTTTGCCCTGTCGTGCACCGGTACGACAAACGACGTCATGCGTTGATACGCACTCCCAATGCCGCCGATGCGACAAAAATTGTTGATACCTGTATTTCCCCGCCTGACCAGGAGCACATGTCGCGGTCCTCGGTCGTCTTCATCCTTGCCGGTAGACCGTGGCGGTCGATGCGGAAGTACGGAGCCCGAGGACTGCGATTTCTATTCGTCGAAGCCGGTCACATCGCCGCGTTGATGGAATTGGCTGCATCTGCGCTCAACCTGGGAGCAGTGGAGTGCGGAAGCCTGTGTGATGACGAGGTGCATGACCTTCTGGGAATCGACGGGCTATTCGAAACCTACATTCATTCAGTCATTGAGGCTTATTCATAG
- a CDS encoding helix-turn-helix transcriptional regulator, which translates to MKKRSLRAERSGSLSGVKGLVNLDPFCEALEECTRRGASEEFDGVRFRMLFDCMHERISWGLKLVENIGDLSEDTVAVTIAATLSGSPFRLTGLLPLLTFSRERALQALVELEELKVVVTLEDQYRTFVFLHPESRSPDDSQVGAASDPSPREQEVAKLISQGLTNYQIGVRLGVSQRTVETYIQRLFRKLNVSSRSQIVAWHICQEAALRSAEG; encoded by the coding sequence GTGAAGAAGCGTTCTCTTCGAGCGGAGAGATCCGGAAGCCTTTCGGGGGTCAAGGGGCTTGTCAATCTAGATCCGTTTTGCGAAGCTCTTGAAGAGTGTACAAGACGAGGCGCTAGTGAAGAATTTGATGGTGTACGCTTTCGGATGCTGTTCGACTGTATGCATGAACGCATCAGTTGGGGCCTCAAACTGGTTGAAAATATTGGCGATCTGTCAGAAGATACTGTCGCAGTTACGATCGCTGCAACTCTTTCGGGTAGCCCCTTTCGGTTGACTGGGCTGCTACCACTCCTGACTTTCTCTAGGGAACGCGCACTCCAAGCACTGGTTGAACTCGAAGAACTCAAGGTTGTAGTCACACTCGAGGACCAGTACCGGACCTTCGTTTTTCTTCACCCAGAATCACGTTCTCCTGACGACAGTCAGGTTGGGGCGGCTTCCGACCCGAGCCCCCGAGAACAAGAAGTAGCCAAACTTATCAGTCAAGGCCTAACCAACTACCAGATAGGGGTGCGACTTGGGGTGAGCCAGCGCACGGTCGAGACATACATTCAACGCCTCTTCAGAAAGCTCAACGTAAGTTCACGCTCCCAGATTGTGGCTTGGCATATATGTCAGGAGGCTGCACTTCGTTCCGCCGAGGGTTAA
- a CDS encoding transposase family protein has translation MLFLPGGLAEAIQQGHLILTDGTHAPYREPPNQSRTNHDKDFSTAIARIRVNIEHCIAQLKTWRILSHGYRGRLKELPGIIHLATNLEILRTYAHNQPRE, from the coding sequence TTGCTCTTCCTCCCTGGTGGACTCGCCGAAGCGATCCAGCAAGGACACCTCATCCTCACTGACGGCACCCATGCCCCCTACCGGGAACCGCCCAACCAGTCCCGCACCAACCACGACAAAGACTTCAGCACTGCCATCGCCCGAATCCGCGTCAACATCGAACACTGCATCGCACAACTGAAAACCTGGAGAATCCTGTCACACGGCTACCGCGGACGCCTCAAAGAACTCCCCGGAATCATCCACCTCGCCACCAACCTAGAAATCCTAAGAACATACGCCCACAATCAACCCCGTGAATAA
- the topA gene encoding type I DNA topoisomerase, translating into MADKRQRLVIVESPTKATKIAGYLGDGYMVESSRGHIRDLPTGAAEVPAKYKGLKWARTGVNIDDNFAPLYVVAVDKKATLRELKQKLKDADELLLATDGDREGEAIAWHLLEELKPKVPAHRMVFHEITPTAIAEAVANPRQLDADLVDAQETRRILDRLYGYEVSPVLWKKVMPKLSAGRVQSVATRLIVDRERERIAFVSAGYWDLDVILDGGAEADPRTFPARLTSLDGVRVAQGRDFDSTGQPTSASVAVLDETTATALAAALEAAVFRVDKVEAKPYTRRPYEPFRTTTLQQEAGRKLGFTSQRTMSVAQELYEKGFITYMRTDSVTLADSAIAAARDQVEQLFGARYLPPKPRIYASKVKNAQEAHEAIRPAGDVFTHPDATGLSGDAHRLYQLIWMRTLASQMADAKGEQVSVAISAAPTASVQAGAGVVERVELTASGRTISFYGFLKAYVAGTDDDSTSDDKQSRLPQLVTGQELAAEKVKAAEHETKPPARYTEPSLVAKLEELEIGRPSTYASIIRTITARDYVFKKGSALVPTWLAFAVTRLLEEHFTELVDYTFTAHLEELLDEIAGGRAKRLKVLTDFYRGPDGDTATGLQKLVTELGDIDAKGLSTFPLGDSGIDVRVGRYGTYVEAADGRRANVPDDLPPDGLTAEVAEELLSRPLDEERELGVDPDSGHMVVAKNGRFGPYVTEVLPEGTPKSVKPRTASLFKSMSLDSIDLAAAQRLMSLPRVVGKDPEGVEITAQNGRYGPYLKKGSDSRSLTSEEQIFDITLEEALAIYAAPKVRGRAAAAPPLKEFGVDPSSGKPVVLKSGRFGPYVTDGETNATLRRDDSPETITPERAFELLAEKRAKGPAKKPARKTTARKKTTTAAKKTTTRKKATPKAE; encoded by the coding sequence ATGGCGGACAAACGGCAACGACTCGTGATCGTCGAATCACCCACGAAAGCGACGAAAATTGCCGGTTACCTCGGTGACGGCTACATGGTGGAGTCCAGTCGCGGCCACATCCGCGACCTCCCAACCGGCGCTGCTGAGGTGCCCGCGAAGTACAAGGGCCTCAAATGGGCGCGCACCGGCGTCAACATCGACGACAACTTCGCCCCCCTCTACGTCGTGGCCGTTGACAAGAAGGCGACGCTGCGGGAGCTGAAGCAGAAACTCAAGGACGCCGACGAACTTCTCCTGGCAACCGATGGTGACCGCGAGGGTGAGGCCATCGCGTGGCACCTGCTGGAGGAACTCAAACCCAAGGTGCCCGCCCATCGCATGGTCTTCCACGAGATCACGCCGACGGCCATCGCCGAGGCGGTCGCCAACCCCCGCCAGCTCGATGCCGACCTCGTCGACGCGCAGGAGACCCGCCGCATCCTCGACCGCCTCTACGGCTACGAGGTCTCCCCGGTGTTGTGGAAGAAGGTCATGCCGAAACTGTCGGCGGGTCGCGTTCAGTCCGTGGCCACCCGTCTCATCGTCGATCGGGAACGGGAACGCATCGCTTTCGTGTCCGCCGGCTACTGGGACCTCGACGTGATCCTCGACGGCGGCGCCGAAGCCGATCCCCGCACCTTCCCGGCGCGCCTGACCTCCCTCGACGGGGTGCGCGTCGCCCAGGGCCGCGACTTCGACTCCACCGGGCAGCCCACCAGCGCCTCGGTCGCAGTCCTGGATGAGACCACCGCCACCGCACTCGCCGCGGCCCTCGAGGCTGCCGTGTTTCGTGTCGACAAGGTGGAGGCCAAGCCCTACACCCGCCGTCCCTACGAGCCGTTCCGCACCACCACCCTCCAGCAGGAGGCCGGCCGGAAACTCGGCTTCACGTCGCAACGCACCATGTCGGTGGCCCAGGAGCTCTACGAGAAGGGCTTCATCACCTACATGCGAACCGACTCCGTCACCCTGGCGGACTCCGCCATCGCAGCGGCCCGCGACCAGGTCGAGCAGCTGTTTGGAGCCCGCTACCTGCCTCCGAAACCTCGCATCTATGCCTCGAAGGTGAAAAACGCTCAGGAGGCCCACGAGGCCATCCGGCCCGCGGGTGACGTCTTCACCCATCCCGACGCCACCGGCCTGTCCGGCGATGCCCACCGCCTCTACCAGCTGATCTGGATGCGCACCCTCGCCTCCCAGATGGCCGACGCGAAGGGGGAGCAGGTCAGCGTCGCCATCTCCGCCGCCCCCACCGCGTCGGTTCAGGCGGGGGCGGGCGTGGTGGAACGCGTCGAGCTGACCGCATCGGGCCGCACCATCTCTTTCTACGGCTTCCTGAAGGCCTACGTCGCCGGAACTGACGACGACTCCACCAGCGACGACAAGCAGTCGCGGCTGCCGCAACTCGTCACGGGTCAGGAACTCGCCGCCGAGAAGGTGAAGGCGGCTGAGCACGAGACCAAACCCCCGGCCCGCTACACCGAACCCTCGCTCGTGGCGAAACTGGAGGAACTGGAGATCGGGCGCCCCTCCACCTACGCCTCCATCATCCGCACCATCACCGCCCGCGACTACGTGTTCAAGAAAGGCTCCGCGCTGGTGCCGACCTGGCTGGCGTTCGCCGTCACCCGGTTGTTGGAGGAGCACTTCACCGAACTGGTGGACTACACCTTCACCGCGCACCTGGAGGAACTGCTCGACGAGATCGCGGGCGGCAGGGCCAAGCGACTGAAGGTCCTCACCGACTTCTACCGCGGCCCCGACGGGGACACCGCCACGGGCCTGCAGAAGCTCGTCACCGAACTCGGTGACATCGACGCGAAGGGGCTGTCGACCTTCCCGCTTGGCGATTCTGGTATCGACGTGCGTGTCGGACGCTATGGCACCTACGTCGAGGCCGCCGACGGGCGTCGCGCTAACGTCCCCGACGATCTTCCGCCCGACGGGTTGACCGCGGAGGTCGCCGAGGAGCTGCTCAGCCGTCCCCTCGACGAGGAACGCGAGCTCGGTGTCGACCCGGATTCCGGGCACATGGTGGTGGCGAAGAACGGTCGATTCGGCCCCTACGTGACCGAGGTGCTGCCGGAGGGTACCCCGAAGTCGGTGAAACCCCGGACGGCGTCGCTGTTCAAGTCGATGTCTCTCGACAGCATCGACTTGGCCGCAGCGCAACGCCTCATGAGCCTGCCCCGGGTGGTCGGCAAGGACCCGGAAGGCGTCGAGATCACCGCGCAGAACGGTCGCTACGGGCCGTATCTGAAGAAGGGCAGCGATTCGAGGTCGCTGACCAGTGAGGAACAGATCTTCGACATCACCCTCGAAGAGGCCCTCGCCATCTACGCCGCCCCCAAGGTTCGTGGACGAGCGGCTGCTGCCCCGCCGCTGAAGGAGTTCGGCGTCGACCCGTCCAGCGGTAAACCCGTCGTGCTGAAGTCGGGGCGGTTCGGCCCCTACGTCACCGATGGCGAAACCAACGCCACCCTGCGTCGCGACGATTCACCCGAGACCATCACCCCGGAACGCGCTTTCGAACTGCTCGCGGAGAAACGCGCCAAGGGTCCGGCGAAGAAACCCGCCCGGAAGACCACCGCCAGGAAGAAGACCACAACCGCAGCGAAGAAGACCACGACGAGGAAGAAGGCCACCCCCAAAGCCGAGTGA
- a CDS encoding Ig-like domain-containing protein, translating into MNLHRARTSRRRVATAVSAILAMSTTFLVAGESPAQAKINSGIVFTDATFKHVDSSGAPVTGRQEVWQGDNLEFSVNYDGTNARVAFGDEFTVELPAFLKLQDTAARRLMTTADGSKAGECVLNNTDTNSTISCVFKEAIRRKNEVKGSIRVNLQVAETTTTATTDISLSGKTQTVPLPYDKPIVVKPVEPWKPASEPAGQAEQLTSNSKGINWDVTAPGTWINANHSSGAQVVIKDTTAPGMFSAEAADRVYNRVIEECSDPRNPNTSLSRVVADGVGKSVDGFHLKVDSVGQQETTLTMSGPWSNRCTYHVKLRSVFADNQTVDKATTYVNTASFQAVGTTVTAESRYQETFESSVSYQEGVRVKPARGITDVPLSSESA; encoded by the coding sequence ATGAATCTTCATCGTGCGCGCACTTCGCGACGACGTGTCGCGACCGCGGTTTCTGCCATCCTCGCGATGTCTACCACCTTCCTCGTCGCAGGGGAGTCTCCGGCTCAGGCGAAGATCAATTCCGGCATCGTCTTCACCGACGCCACCTTCAAGCATGTGGACTCTTCGGGTGCCCCGGTCACGGGTCGTCAGGAGGTCTGGCAGGGCGACAACCTCGAATTCAGTGTCAACTACGACGGAACGAACGCCCGAGTGGCTTTTGGTGATGAATTCACGGTCGAGCTACCTGCTTTCCTCAAACTCCAGGACACCGCCGCCCGCAGGCTGATGACCACCGCCGACGGATCCAAGGCCGGTGAGTGTGTCCTCAACAACACGGACACGAACTCGACCATCAGCTGTGTCTTCAAGGAAGCAATCCGCCGGAAAAACGAGGTCAAGGGATCCATCCGCGTCAACCTTCAGGTCGCTGAGACCACCACCACCGCGACCACCGACATCAGCCTCAGCGGAAAAACCCAGACCGTTCCTCTGCCCTACGACAAACCCATCGTCGTCAAACCCGTCGAACCCTGGAAACCCGCGAGCGAACCGGCAGGCCAGGCCGAACAGCTCACCTCCAACTCCAAAGGCATCAACTGGGATGTCACGGCGCCCGGCACATGGATCAACGCGAACCACTCCTCTGGGGCCCAGGTGGTCATCAAGGACACCACCGCCCCGGGAATGTTCTCCGCCGAAGCCGCGGACCGGGTGTACAACCGTGTGATCGAGGAGTGCAGCGATCCGCGGAACCCGAACACCAGTCTCTCTCGTGTCGTTGCGGATGGAGTCGGCAAGAGTGTGGACGGATTCCACCTGAAGGTCGACTCCGTCGGCCAGCAGGAGACAACCCTCACCATGAGCGGGCCGTGGAGCAACCGGTGCACCTATCACGTCAAACTGCGCTCCGTGTTCGCCGACAACCAAACCGTCGACAAGGCCACCACCTACGTCAACACCGCATCCTTCCAAGCAGTAGGCACCACGGTGACCGCCGAGAGCAGGTACCAGGAAACCTTCGAGAGCTCCGTCAGCTATCAGGAAGGTGTGAGGGTGAAACCGGCTCGCGGCATCACCGATGTGCCACTGAGCTCCGAGAGCGCCTGA